In Capsicum annuum cultivar UCD-10X-F1 chromosome 11, UCD10Xv1.1, whole genome shotgun sequence, one genomic interval encodes:
- the LOC124888577 gene encoding secreted RxLR effector protein 161-like, translating into MNLVWLMLYFFRSLLRSLLCLSATRLDLLYVTSVLSRFMHSPTEIHLKAAQRILRYIQSTIDYGLFSKRTAFMKLLGFTDSDWAGSQDDTKRTFGYCFTLGSGVICWCTKKQGPVAQSIAEAEYVAASGAVNQALRLRKILIDLAFQPSKAT; encoded by the coding sequence ATGAATCTGGTTTGGttgatgctttatttttttagaaGTTTGCTTCGTTCTCTATTGTGTCTATCTGCCACGAGGCTTGATCTTCTGTACGTAACAAGTGTGTTGTCAAGGTTTATGCATTCACCAACTGAAATTCATCTCAAAGCAGCACAAAGAATTTTGAGGTACATTCAGAGCACCATTGATTACGGTTTGTTCTCTAAAAGAACTGCATTTATGAAATTGTTGGGGTTCACTGATAGTGACTGGGCTGGGTCACAAGATGACACAAAAAGAACTTTCGGATATTGTTTCACTCTAGGATCAGGTGTCATTTGTTGGTGCACAAAGAAGCAGGGGCCTGTGGCTCAATCAATTGCTGAAGCAGAATACGTTGCTGCCTCAGGTGCTGTTAATCAAGCTTTAAGGTTGAGAAAAATTTTGATCGACTTGGCGTTTCAGCCAAGTAAAGCAACATAA